Proteins from a single region of Candidatus Obscuribacterales bacterium:
- a CDS encoding Spy/CpxP family protein refolding chaperone — MQLLPSLALSALLLMSTPVFAQDAPSVVEPEIAQAQVSIDPTLKVTPEQREKLMALRNQYTLDTATKKAELQVAKSQLRSVFKKPTVDKSAAISLQGKINGLKGDLSTARLNLKLAAADVFTAEQRAAFSKMRHGYGHKRGCGPSRGGFRGHGGPMGHQFRGAKA, encoded by the coding sequence ATGCAATTACTCCCATCTCTGGCGTTGAGTGCCCTATTGCTCATGTCAACACCAGTGTTCGCTCAGGATGCCCCATCTGTTGTCGAACCTGAAATAGCACAAGCACAGGTCTCAATTGACCCGACTTTGAAAGTCACCCCTGAGCAACGTGAAAAACTGATGGCGCTTCGCAATCAATACACTCTTGATACGGCAACTAAAAAGGCCGAATTGCAAGTGGCAAAGTCACAATTACGCTCTGTCTTCAAGAAGCCAACCGTAGATAAGTCTGCAGCGATTAGCTTGCAGGGCAAAATCAACGGCTTGAAGGGCGATCTGTCAACCGCAAGACTAAATCTTAAGTTGGCAGCAGCTGATGTCTTCACAGCTGAGCAACGCGCAGCTTTTTCAAAGATGCGCCATGGCTACGGTCATAAGCGTGGATGCGGCCCCTCACGAGGCGGTTTCCGCGGCCACGGCGGTCCTATGGGCCACCAATTCCGTGGTGCAAAAGCTTAA
- the aroF gene encoding 3-deoxy-7-phosphoheptulonate synthase has product MLQAKLASKQEEGHKSTVRISERLEIGGNEIVILGGPCAVESREQMDQVATELAPAAIQVIRGCIFKPRTSPYSFQGLGQEGVAVLDEVRQKHSLPVITEVMSVEHVQQVLGHVDILQIGSRNMQNFELLKAVGQTDLPVLLKRGLAATLEELLMAAEYIMSQGNHRVILCERGIRSFDPETRNVLDLGAVVALKHLTHLPVVVDPSHAAGKRELVADLARAAVACGADGLIIECHPEPEKSVSDARQALSLEDMANLVKSIKPIAEAIGRRLINTKPNFSVVSGLAVGHQSEDRCRA; this is encoded by the coding sequence GTGTTACAAGCAAAACTAGCAAGCAAGCAAGAAGAAGGACATAAATCGACAGTACGCATCTCCGAGCGCCTGGAAATAGGCGGCAATGAGATAGTGATTCTTGGCGGACCATGTGCCGTTGAGAGCCGCGAACAAATGGACCAGGTAGCCACAGAACTGGCTCCAGCTGCCATTCAGGTCATCCGTGGCTGTATCTTCAAGCCCCGCACGTCCCCTTACTCCTTCCAAGGACTCGGTCAGGAAGGAGTAGCTGTTTTGGATGAAGTTCGCCAAAAGCACAGCCTGCCTGTAATTACAGAAGTTATGTCCGTTGAGCACGTCCAGCAAGTCTTGGGACATGTGGACATTTTGCAAATTGGCAGCCGCAACATGCAAAACTTCGAGCTTCTGAAAGCTGTAGGACAGACCGATTTGCCGGTATTACTGAAACGCGGTCTGGCTGCCACATTAGAAGAGCTGCTTATGGCTGCCGAATACATCATGAGCCAGGGTAATCATCGCGTGATTCTTTGTGAAAGAGGAATTCGCAGCTTTGACCCCGAAACCCGCAATGTCCTGGATTTGGGCGCAGTTGTCGCCCTCAAGCATCTGACCCACCTGCCTGTCGTGGTTGACCCAAGCCATGCCGCCGGCAAGCGGGAGCTGGTTGCCGACCTTGCCCGCGCTGCAGTTGCCTGTGGCGCCGATGGACTAATCATCGAGTGCCATCCGGAGCCGGAAAAGTCGGTCTCAGATGCTCGCCAGGCATTGTCTTTAGAGGACATGGCTAATCTGGTTAAGAGCATTAAGCCAATAGCTGAAGCTATCGGTAGAAGACTCATTAACACCAAGCCGAACTTCTCTGTAGTGTCGGGTCTGGCTGTTGGACATCAGAGCGAAGATCGTTGCCGCGCTTAG
- a CDS encoding GNAT family N-acetyltransferase, with product MQLQIRRAELSDVEALMPVFNSYRSFYKMQPALDKARVFITENLSNNRSIIFAAVAKQPSGKETIVGFTQLYPRLSSLAMTHYMYLSDLYVDENCRRHGIAKQLMKTAEEYCIANGAIFVELQTAHTNKNAQALYESLGYKTDDEYLTYSLKLPNSIPAIV from the coding sequence ATGCAACTACAAATACGCCGAGCTGAATTGAGCGATGTGGAAGCACTCATGCCCGTATTCAACTCGTACCGCAGCTTTTATAAAATGCAACCTGCTTTAGATAAAGCAAGAGTATTCATCACTGAAAATTTATCGAACAACCGTTCAATAATTTTTGCAGCGGTAGCTAAACAACCAAGCGGAAAAGAAACAATCGTTGGATTTACTCAGCTTTATCCTCGACTGTCATCTCTTGCCATGACGCATTACATGTATCTTTCCGACTTATACGTCGACGAGAACTGCCGCCGCCACGGAATAGCCAAGCAACTAATGAAGACAGCCGAGGAATACTGCATTGCCAATGGAGCTATTTTTGTTGAATTGCAAACAGCACACACAAACAAAAATGCACAAGCACTCTACGAATCACTTGGATATAAAACTGATGACGAGTATCTAACTTACTCTCTGAAACTTCCCAATTCAATTCCTGCAATTGTGTAG
- a CDS encoding TetR/AcrR family transcriptional regulator, whose protein sequence is MSPKTATKQETKTALLQVGMDLMLEKGYTNTGIQEVLNTLGVPKGSFYHYFDSKENYAVEIIHFFDQDYSANLQTILRNPKQKPLERLRTYCETGKAMLVAQECRKGCLIGNLSQEMADQSEVLRKELSKVMDKWRNLFAECIEEGQKSGEIKDNRRAQEIAELFACGWGGAVMRAKTVKDPQPLDVFMDLMFEDVLKA, encoded by the coding sequence ATGAGTCCTAAAACTGCGACAAAGCAAGAAACAAAAACAGCGTTGCTGCAAGTTGGCATGGATCTGATGTTGGAAAAGGGTTATACCAACACCGGCATTCAGGAAGTGCTCAATACTTTAGGCGTACCAAAAGGTTCTTTCTATCATTATTTTGACAGCAAAGAAAATTACGCGGTTGAAATCATTCACTTTTTTGATCAAGACTATTCAGCCAATTTGCAGACGATTCTACGTAATCCAAAGCAAAAACCGCTGGAGAGACTACGGACATACTGTGAAACAGGCAAAGCAATGCTTGTTGCTCAGGAGTGTCGCAAAGGTTGTCTAATTGGAAATCTAAGCCAAGAAATGGCTGATCAAAGCGAAGTCTTGCGCAAGGAATTATCCAAAGTGATGGACAAATGGCGCAACTTATTTGCGGAGTGTATTGAAGAAGGACAAAAGTCCGGGGAGATTAAAGACAATAGGAGAGCGCAAGAAATTGCAGAACTATTCGCCTGTGGTTGGGGTGGTGCGGTAATGAGAGCCAAAACAGTCAAGGATCCTCAACCGCTCGATGTCTTTATGGACCTAATGTTTGAAGATGTGTTGAAAGCCTAG
- a CDS encoding MFS transporter: MNYIQVLKEPKMAALWVSQVLSAFGDHLYMIAAIWMAVQSFGSKAAFVAAAISIGRISFGVLGGVLADRFNRGAIMVASDVIRFLAVATLPIAAAYGPINFWHLMFVGLAIGIFSALFDPALQASLPLVSPSPKSLPALNGLIDITQRIARTVSPTLAGFLVALFPLHHFYTIDAVSFLVSAAGIFALSAHIKWNEPKTTSVHPTHIISDLLEGFNAVKDHKLIAAGLLTTFVMSGLWGCAFTVGIPILIKTTLAGDIGDFGFIVGAYGLGNVLANIIMSNVQIHRKALVMFAADFVLGIGFIVIAFSHWLPLSLLASAFAALGGPMGELITLNLITSEIHNSHLGKALAFRLLATNAGYSLGLLIAAPLYAHFDPTGIITVCSLLMCLTGIIGLSIFGFGKHVPQISEEEHTPTAIESPIAKTPVKV; encoded by the coding sequence ATGAATTACATACAAGTCTTAAAGGAACCAAAAATGGCCGCCCTCTGGGTGAGCCAGGTTCTTTCCGCCTTTGGTGATCATCTCTATATGATTGCAGCAATATGGATGGCTGTTCAATCTTTTGGCTCTAAGGCAGCTTTTGTGGCAGCAGCCATCTCAATTGGGCGCATATCCTTTGGAGTTTTGGGCGGTGTTCTAGCCGATAGATTCAATCGCGGCGCAATTATGGTGGCATCTGACGTTATTCGTTTTCTTGCAGTCGCCACCCTTCCAATCGCCGCAGCTTATGGACCAATCAACTTCTGGCATCTTATGTTTGTCGGATTAGCGATTGGCATCTTCAGCGCTTTATTTGATCCAGCATTGCAGGCAAGCTTGCCTTTGGTATCACCATCACCAAAAAGCTTACCGGCTCTCAACGGTCTAATAGATATCACCCAACGTATAGCTAGAACAGTAAGCCCAACCCTTGCCGGATTTCTTGTGGCTCTCTTTCCATTGCATCACTTCTACACCATCGACGCTGTCAGCTTTTTGGTTTCCGCCGCAGGCATCTTTGCCTTAAGTGCTCACATCAAATGGAATGAGCCCAAAACAACGTCCGTCCATCCTACACACATAATTTCTGATCTTTTGGAAGGCTTCAACGCTGTCAAAGATCACAAGTTAATAGCAGCTGGTCTTCTAACCACATTTGTAATGTCCGGACTCTGGGGCTGCGCATTTACCGTGGGCATCCCTATTCTTATCAAAACAACGTTAGCCGGCGACATTGGCGACTTTGGCTTCATAGTCGGCGCTTATGGTCTAGGCAATGTTCTGGCAAATATCATTATGTCCAACGTTCAGATTCACAGAAAAGCACTGGTCATGTTTGCCGCAGACTTTGTGCTTGGTATTGGCTTTATAGTAATTGCCTTCAGCCACTGGTTGCCTTTATCACTGTTAGCCTCGGCCTTTGCCGCTCTTGGTGGTCCGATGGGTGAACTTATAACTCTAAATTTGATTACCTCTGAAATACACAATTCACATTTAGGTAAGGCTTTGGCATTTCGCTTACTTGCAACAAATGCTGGTTATTCGTTGGGCCTATTAATTGCCGCGCCTCTGTATGCCCACTTTGATCCAACAGGAATTATCACGGTTTGCTCACTCTTGATGTGCCTAACGGGCATCATTGGATTATCAATATTCGGCTTTGGAAAACACGTCCCTCAAATATCCGAAGAAGAACATACTCCAACAGCAATAGAATCTCCGATCGCGAAAACGCCAGTCAAGGTCTAA
- a CDS encoding prephenate dehydrogenase/arogenate dehydrogenase family protein, producing MSSVNNTANTARWQSNLSIAQAEVETGADTIAVPQICELRHKIDRIDSDIAKLLVERFSAAQKIGNLKAEAKLPVLDNLREKEVLQRAIDAADDPASKQALETIFTVIMEQSRKIQAQIKNEKNKSLAFPEVLVIGVGLIGGSLIRQINTMLPDTRIFGCDEAVKLLSVFEAGFIEKGDSNFTNLLHEASLVVLASSPKTNLKLLKQIAPFLKRGQVVMDVTSTKSSICKLAEQLDLNEAEFIGGHPFMGSEKQGFEASSEVKVDGSVFCLTPTAKSSEVSIGRVLRWLGDLNFRVEVMDAKSHDAVAARISHLVQLIAVALGSSMKESLSEEELAAISGISGKTFRELRRLMNSPSAMWSEIVQQNGSEIIQSLSDLRAKLLEIEGAIESGDQLKLAEHFENAAEIPQA from the coding sequence ATGAGTTCAGTAAATAACACGGCAAACACAGCGCGATGGCAAAGCAATTTATCCATTGCGCAAGCCGAAGTTGAAACGGGGGCAGATACAATTGCTGTTCCGCAAATTTGTGAGCTGCGTCACAAAATAGATCGTATCGATAGCGACATCGCTAAATTGCTTGTAGAAAGATTTTCTGCTGCTCAGAAAATAGGTAACTTGAAAGCTGAAGCCAAACTGCCTGTATTGGACAATCTGAGAGAAAAAGAAGTTTTGCAGCGGGCGATCGACGCCGCAGATGATCCGGCAAGCAAACAAGCACTGGAGACAATCTTCACTGTAATTATGGAACAGTCAAGAAAAATCCAGGCTCAGATCAAAAATGAAAAGAATAAGTCCTTGGCGTTTCCAGAAGTGTTAGTGATTGGCGTAGGACTTATTGGTGGAAGCCTTATACGACAAATAAACACGATGCTTCCTGATACACGCATCTTTGGTTGTGACGAAGCCGTTAAGTTGCTGTCTGTTTTCGAAGCCGGATTTATAGAAAAGGGCGACAGTAATTTCACTAACCTATTGCATGAGGCATCTTTGGTAGTTCTAGCTTCTAGTCCAAAGACCAATTTAAAACTGCTCAAGCAAATAGCCCCATTTTTGAAACGGGGACAAGTGGTGATGGATGTCACCTCGACAAAATCATCCATATGTAAGTTGGCTGAGCAGTTAGACCTAAACGAAGCTGAGTTTATTGGCGGACATCCTTTTATGGGAAGCGAAAAGCAAGGCTTTGAAGCATCCTCCGAAGTAAAGGTAGATGGCTCGGTGTTTTGCTTGACGCCAACTGCTAAGTCGTCGGAAGTTTCAATCGGTCGAGTTTTACGATGGCTTGGCGATCTGAATTTTCGGGTTGAAGTCATGGATGCAAAATCACATGATGCGGTTGCTGCCAGAATCAGTCACCTCGTTCAGTTAATAGCTGTAGCGTTGGGATCGTCTATGAAGGAATCGCTTAGTGAAGAAGAGCTTGCGGCGATATCTGGTATTTCCGGCAAAACCTTTCGTGAATTGCGAAGGCTGATGAATTCACCGAGTGCGATGTGGAGTGAAATTGTTCAGCAAAATGGTAGTGAAATCATTCAATCACTGAGTGATTTGCGTGCGAAACTTTTAGAGATAGAAGGCGCTATTGAATCGGGTGATCAACTAAAGCTTGCCGAGCATTTTGAAAATGCAGCAGAAATTCCTCAGGCTTAG